The Arachis ipaensis cultivar K30076 chromosome B05, Araip1.1, whole genome shotgun sequence nucleotide sequence TGTCAATTGTGCCTGTCCTAAATCTCTAAtccaatttctattttctttgagATCTAAGGAGCCTAAATTGCATGTATATGGACTTTGCATATTTTTTCTTCTACATGCGCTGATTCAGACGAAAGTCTTGGAAAAGAAAGATCCTTCCCATGTGGATTAGGAATCTTTAAGTCAGGATCCCACCAAATTCCATAATAGTTACACTGGTTTACTGTTGGTTATTGCATTCTTATGTACTTGTAATGCAAATTATTGTCTAGATGCAGTTAAGATGAATATCACTTTCCCCccatttatataaatatatatcttAATCTTAATTCTGCTGTTTGGCAATGATTCAGCCTCTAAAATGGGAGCTCAAGCAGAAGCCAGGAATCAGTCCTCCTCGAGGAGGGTTCAAACCGGATGATCCCAACCAGCAGATTGTTGCTGAGGAAATATTTGACGAGTATGGAGGTAACTGCTTGCTGCccttatttaataaaatatttggtACACCTTGGAGTCTTGGATGGATAGTATCCCTGATTTTTCCAAGTCCACCATGACCACCATTTTACAGGTTTTCTTGGTATGGATAGTATCCCTGATTTGTTGACCAACTTCTCTAAGAAACCAAAGAAGTCCAAAAAGAGCAAGAGTAAGAATCAGCAACTAAATTCTGGAAGTGAGGGATCTCTAGATGATGGAGAGAAGAGATCAAAGAAGGTAAAGctaaacaaaaagaagaaaaatcatgTGTCAAGTTCGGCAGACACTTCAGATTATGAAAAGGATCGAAGAAAGAGCAGACGCAAGAGTTCTTATTCTTTAGAAGATTCTGACAGGGACAAGTTTGACCATAGCAAAAGGACTAAACATGAGATGCCCAAAGGTTCTTCTCGTCATAGTCATAAGAGTAAACATGACAGACAAAGGCATTCTTATTCAAGTGAAGATTATGACAGTGACAGGGATGACCAAAGTAGAAAGAATATACAAAATCATAATAGGAAACATGGTAGAAAAAGACATTATTATTCATCTGAGGATTCGAAAAATAGTGAGAAGCATTGTTCATCTGATGATTCGGACAGCGACAGAGATGATAAAAGGAGAAAGATTATACAAAAGCATAAGAGAAAACATAGCAGAAAAAGGCATTCTAATTCATCGGAGGACTCTGGTCCTGACGATCATCATGGAAATGACAAGAGTAGGGACAAGAATTCAAACTCCTCGGATGATTCTAATCATAGAAAGTGCAACCATAGGAAGTCTTCAGCAGCCGATCGAGATTCCCAAAAGCACAACAGAAATGATGATTTTGATCCCTACTGCGGAAAACAGAAGAACATATCTAGGAATTCATATTCATCTGAAGATTCAGATGTTGACACAGTTGATCGGAGTAGAAAGATCGAACAAAAGGATCGCTATATACCCGAGGGTTCTGAACATCCTAGGCGCGATGTGAGTAGGGAGAGAAGAAAAAAGGATTACTATTCATCTAAGGATTCTGGTGCTGACAGGTATCACAGATATGAACATTCTTATTCATCTGAATCTGATAGTTATCATCATCAGAGGCATTTGAGAAGGCAAGGTCATAAGCACCGGTAAGATCATTCTGATTCTCAAAAGCATCACAGATTGGTTAAAGTAGATCAGGGATTGGGATGCCAAAATAGTGAAGACGTCTTTATCATCACTATGATGAACGTATTCATTTGTTTGATCCATGTTTAGATGttcctttcctttcttctccGATCCTCTTATAACATTTGTGATTTGTGTGCTAGGCCAATGTATATTGTTACTTATAGTTGCCTGCTTTAGTTACGCACGTGAATGCTGAATTCAAGCCTGTTTAACATTTAATCACCTCTTTTTGGAGGGTCTTTAACATATATCTTCTTTTTCACGTCGTGGAGAAAGCTAGCGTTATATGAAATTATGAATGTCCACTAGTGTCGACCAAAATATTAAGCCGAAAGTCCAAAAAGGATAGAACTGAAAAAGTGTGCATGAAACAAACTCGtaaagcattcaatatttcaATGTGGTTCTCCAAATGGTGCTGTGTTTATTGTCCAATGTCCACAGTGCCTCAGTCACATATACACATAGTTTCTTATTTTCCAATGCCTTAGAGTAACTCATAATTTACAAATAACTGGTCACTAGATTTCTTAGAAATCATTATGCATGACGAAGTGTGACACTATGAGGGGTGAATCAACACCTATCCCAAACTGGGAAGTTGAAGAATAAGTCTTAGGAAATTGTGATCTTGCAACTAAACATAATATGAAACATAGGTTACTCAATTTGACGTACTACCACCATTTTGATGCCATGGAGGACATTCTAGGTAACCCAAAGTTAAAAAAGGGAGAAATATTATTTCTTGCACAAAGAACCAAAATCATAGTTCTGTAACCCAAATTGGCCGAACCTATTGCATGCATACATTAATTGATATTCAAATGAATTTGAGATAAAAGGGATATTAGAAGAAACCTGACTGAACAACCATCCTTAAAATAGCATCACGGACCAAAAGGTGACGAAAACACATGGCTTGGAAAATAAAAAGCACATATATGCATAATCTTAAACAATGCGATAGCAAACGTGAAACAAAAGAACATCACGTTGGAAACCCAATTGTCTGAAATTACAAAATCCAAGTTTCTTTAGTGGTTGGTCACAAACCATGCACAAAAAAAAGACATACTTAATGTACTAAAAATCAAgttaccatcatcatcatcatcatcatcatcaacaacaacagtCCAACAAAGGTTGAATATCACTAGCCTGATTTTACAAAATGGGTAGCTAGCAATCTTGCAATCTCTGTGAACCCGACCTTGTCTTTCCCATCAAAAATAGTCTTCAACTTGTCATCACAAAAGATCTCCTTCTTATTACTAGGATTCTGCAAAAGAACACAGCCCTGTTATGCCATTGCAGAGACCAGCCAGCAGCCAAAAAGACAGAAAAATGCCACACAACAAGAGAATAGGCTTCCAATCTAAGACTTCTTGAAACAAAAGTTTCCACCAAATCCGTTAGGCCAGCATAAACAGAATAAACAAAATCCGAACAATTATTTCAAGCTTGCAACACTAACACCACAACCGAACCAAAGAATAAACTGTCTCAAAGCTAAGGATCAAACATCAAAACCAAAATCTTGGCACAAAGAAGGCCATCACTATTTGCCTAACAAGCTAAAGTTTTCAATACTGAAGAATCACATTGCAAAAAACATCATAGCTAAGCCTAAGAGTTATTATGCATTTACACAAACCCTAAAATCAAACCAGAACTAACACAAATAAACGTAATTACAACAAAAATGgtaataaaatcaaacaaaagccGTAACTTTAAGCGAGGAAATGAAAGAATCAGTGAACAAAATGGCTGAAAAGCACGAAAAACACAAAGATCACAAATGAAAACACCCTTATTGaaccacaaaaaaaaaaggagacgTGAAGGTTCTGCAGCTTGATGTACTCCCACACTCTCTTCACAGCGTGAGTTCGGGACACCTCCGAAGCACCGAGGAAGCTTCCGAGCTCGGAAGACACCGGCACTACCTTCTGTATCCCCACGTCCCACGTCGGCCTGCTCGGCGCCTTCTTCGCCGCCTTAGTCGCGGTGTTGTTGGAATAAAAGTGAAAAACCCTAACAGGGAGTAGTGGTAGAACTAGTGTAGAGTGAACACAATAAACGAGACTACGAGAGTGTGGGTTTTGGGTTCGCTCTTCCTCTTCTAGCTTGCTACATACACGGCCGGAACTTTTCAATGCTTCGTACAAGTGACTCAAATTAGGGATGACGTGGCATGTTTTCAATGGAAGTTGGCCGTGCGGGCCTTGGGTAGACGTTGATGGGCTCCCAAGTTTCTCTGTTtcccgctttttttttttttattgtgtgaATATGAATATTTTTCTTCACAATATATGGGAATGTTTTCGGTGAAGAGTGAAGATTGTAGTTTTTTTATTAGAAAAGTGTGCATTGTACGTTatgtctatattttttttcttcttttttctattGTAAAAACTATAATCTCCCCTCTTCACCATAACATTACCCTCTATATATATAAACACGTGTGTGTTAAAAACGGGTTAAGCTTGTGCGGAGTTAGCTAGAAAAGGATTCAGGGAACCTTTTATAGATTTCGACGTTTAAGTCAATGGTAGTCTAAACAGTATGAAAATATTGGAATGACATCCTCTAAAATCAATGTTGTACGAATGAATATTTTTATTGAGATAAAAGATGGAATAAATCTCAGAAACTGTGAGTGCAATTTGGCAAATGAATAGTTTAGTTCAAAAGATAATTGCTAGAGAGCATTATCATTTTGTTATTTGATCTATgctatttatttttagttttttacaaACCGTTAttgctaacttttttttttccttcataaAATCCCAAGTGATAGTATTTTCAAACTTCTTTTTTGGTTGTATTGAAGAAGCTAGAAGTCGAGACCTCTCGAGGGGAGGGGGACAATAATGCCACTTCAAGGAAAACTCATTGACTTATTACATTCAAACTTGCAATGATGGACTATTGCATGAAAGATCAAGACCATCAAACTTAATTTTGTGGTGCAACAATGCTATCAGCCCAgtgcaaaaaagaaagaaagaataggGACTCTTGGGGTAGGAAGCAGGAACTAGGAACGAAATCAGAAACTAGCGCAATTTCGATAAAACCACGAAATTTTATCCATGATACATAAGTGATAAGACATTGAAGTTTATAATTGCGTTCTCTCACAACCCCAAACCAAACCAGTCAACAAACCAGTAGAGTAGATTCAATAATTTAACTGGAGTTGAACTGTGATTAAATTGATttaactaaatataaaataaaattattaaaaatttaatatataattttaaatatttaaatttaaaaatttttaaattaataaaaattaaaattttacaattttaCATAATAACTTatctataatttattattaaaaatttacaaACAAGTTCAAACATCACAgtttataactaaaaaaaaaatcagaggatACAAAAATGATAAACACATGTTCcatcgcaaaaaaaaaaaaaataataagttttaactaaacaaaacatactactCATCACAATTCATAATCCTCATTAAGTGTTCCAAATTACATGCCAATAACAACACAAATTAcattttaattagattttagaTATACTTTGGTTGCATCAACAAATTTGCAGGATGAGGATTAGCAACATCAGTTAGCATGCaactgattttttttatataataataactAATTCACATAAATTTAGGGTAATTGGATTgttaaaagagagagaaaaactccgttcttttaaaaaaaatataacggTGTCGTTTTAAAAAGATTAACACCAAACCAAAACCCCTAAAAAACTGAACCGGTTCACATGATTTACCAGTTAATCGTCAGTTCGACTAGTTCTTTCACTgattttttgctttttcatatcaACCGAATTGGCTAGAAGACCGATTCCCGGTTAATCCAGTGAAATTAGCCGGTCCAGTTTGATTTTCAGAACCATGCTCACAACTATAGGATCGTAATCAAATATTTGTGTCGCTATCATACTAGAATATAAATATATCCAATGTATGAATTATGTCTAAGCAAGAGACCATCTCTTTCAGGCTTAAGACTAATGAACGTACCAAAAGAGCAGCATGAAAGACACAATATTATTTCGAAGGACAAGACTCTTAATAGTAAAACTAGTTTTCTCATATAGAACAACCAAACTAGTTTCAATAGTTAAAACTCTAGTTTTGTCATTGGATTTCTCTAATTATGATAGTGATGCAAACTAAGAAACCACAACTCTTAATATCTAACTTGGGGTCTAAGAGGACAGAAAAACGATATGCGAAAACCTACTTCTTTGAtgattttcctttcttttttgaacccTTCCCCTTTGTGTTGTCCGTGTGAGAATCCATGTTACTGTCCTTGGTGCTGATTCCACCCTGCTGGCCAAATTCTGGAGACAGAATTCTAGCAACCTCAGGAAAACCAATACTAGCTTTGCCACGTAACAACGTATTCAAATTCTTCTCCCAAATATCATCTTTCTTAATACCAGGACTCTGCAGCGCAACCCATATCATTATAAAGTCACTGgcataacaacaataaaatccaAATGAAGATATAAATGATGGAAAAGAAACAAATGTAAGTCATTACACCAATTTCAACAAAAATCTCATGATAGAATTCTTAAAGATGTCAATCTTAAGATTAATTTTTCAACTAGCAAATGGCCTAGCTATGCTTTACTGCATCCAAAATTGTCTACATTACTACAGAAATCACAAGGATATGCAAAATGCAATCCATTATCTAAGTTCTCCCTCTGAAAGACCGCCTCAAAAGTAGTATCAACAGATCAAACCGACCAAGAACCAGGGTTCAATAACATATAAAAAACACTATATAGAATCTCATAATCATCATAGACTAATCATGGCTCACCAAAAACACCGTTTTCCTTTATCGACATTGGATATTATTATTAGGTTTGGTTTTTCACATTAATCTTGTTTAGGCTCAACTTTACATTAATCTTAATTATAACTTAAGATCAATTATATGCCGGTCATAAGTCTCTTGTTTTTCAATCTTGTTTGTGTCTAAATATATTCCAAAAATGAGAATTATTATTGGAAAGATAGAATATAACAGCTtccaaaagaaaatggaaagataACCTCCAGAAATGGTTAAAATAAGAACTAAGAAGGTTAAACAATGATAGATATGTAGAAAGATATATATACACTCTGCATGTTTTGTATTCTTGTTAACATGGTGTTAAAGAAAGGCATTATGGTGAGTGACCCtgcagttttttttttacattattcaaatagtgctttcatttttttttcacatgCCTACAACATAGTGAACAATGCATTAATAATCAAACCTCAAAAATTAAAGTAGAAGATATCACGTAATACTAGCATTCTCTTTTTATAggtttcaaatcaaatcttacaTGACATATtaaatctatctatctatctatctgtaTTGcataaaatacaaaacaaaaatcaTATGATGCTGTTTTACTATTTCCTTTCTTCTTGTCTACTTGTGCCATTACTagtctttgttttctttgttcCTTGATTTTGATCTGCCTTGAATTTTGAACCTACCCGTTTGGATTTTAACATATAAGTGGAGGTTGGTTTTAATTTGCATCAAATTACTGTTTATATTATTGGTCTGCATGTAATAACATTATTGCTAGCCACTATTATTGTCTAAAATAGTGTTATTATTTATTTCTATAACTGAAGCATTATGGTTATTAGCATTCCAATTTTAATGTCTATGAGTTGCATATGTCAATTTTAAACAGTTTTACTAACAAAGTAGCAGATGATTAAGAGAAAACAGTGATGTCATCATTGAAGTTAAGATCTCACAAACCTAAATGTagtgttaattaaaaaaaaaaaaaaaacagtggcTCAGAATTTCTAGAGGTTTTAGGGTGAGAGCTTGGTCATGATAAAGAATAATGTgaggtaaataaataaataaaggtggGATTCCAAATCCAAAAGACGGCCTAAAATACTGTATTCCAACACAGTGAAGATCCTAAGCCTGTGCTATATATTTATGtgctttctttctttcaacaccaTAAATCTCTATCATATCATCACTTTCTTTTATATTCTTTAGCCATCATTAGCCATGCCACAAAACTGCATAGCACCAAAACCAGAATACAACACTAATACTCATCATCACTCTATGGAAGCAGCCTTAGAGAATAATAATACCAATGAACAACAATCCATACAAAAACTCACTATGTTCCTCATAACTTTGAAGGTAACACACTAATATAAATACTAGTTACAGTTACTCATTCACGGCATGTATATTAGTGTTGCAAAGTTAATTTGTGTTTTTCGGTGATTTTTCAGTTTGAGGAATTGGTGTACAAAGTGAAACTAGAAGACGCATATAAAAAACACTATATAGAATCTCATAATCATCATAGACTAAATCATGGCTGACCAAATTAAAGGTTGCAGTATTGCATAATCTAGATCGAGTTAAAAAGTTCAAGATCACAATTAACAAAGCAAATAGCAATGTGTAATAAATTAAGGTATCTTTGAGTGAGAACATTTATCAAACAGTTGGTATGCAGGTCCCAAATAACGAAACAGAGAGCCAAAACGCTGCAATAATAACACGATAATAAATATGAATAGGTTTGAAGATGGAAACCCTGGCATTGTAGAGCTTCATGAACTTAGAGAGGGTCAACGCCATCTCTGAACGAGACTGATGAGGGATGCCGAGGTAGTTGCAGAGTTCGCTCGTAGCTTTGCGATTTTTGCCCTTCTTCCCTTCAATTATTTCTTTCGCTTTTGACACCGTCGACATGTTCCTCCGCCATACTCCTCCCTTTTCCGCCGCCGCAGCCACGGCGGCAGAGGAGATACGGAACCCCACGCGCATCCGATTCATCTTGCAACTTCTACTGCGATTACACCATAGGCCACACTCCCCTAAATTACCGAATTGGGTTTGGATTTAAAAATGGCCCAATTTTAATTGGGCTGAGTTTGAATCAGAGGCCCGTCAACACCCCAAACTTTTATCTCCTCTTCTGATATTATTAGTTAGGATTAAATGTTTTGAATCTAACTCTAGATTGTACCTGATGTAGTTGCATATTTTGTTTTGGTGTACTAAACGGGGCAAGAGCCCAATGTAATTGCATGTTTTTTGGTGTAATGTAGTTGCATATTTGTTGGCATTTCATAATGTTGTTGTGGGTGGGGTTGCCCGGCCCATGAAActgtccaaaaaaaattaaaaaaaggaagATCTAAATAAGATTTAGATTTAGATTTAGATTTAGATGATCTGATTTAGATCTTATttgaccaaaaaaaataaaagaaagatctAAATCCGAATATGCTAGAGAACCGGACAAAACCCGATTTGCTTTCAAACCGGTAGGGTTAACCCGAAACGCATCCAACCGTTCATTCCGTTTCTCATCTTTCTCCATCTTCATCAAATCCTTCCTCTCTTTATTTCACCTAACCCCCATATTCCGGCCACCGGAGCTAATTTCTCCCGGTTTTCCGACCGGTGACCCGTCTTTCATTCATATTCTCTCCGGTTTCCGTTCCATCTCTCATCGATTCCCTTTTACTTGTGTTTCCGTGACGCCATGACTATTTCCGAAGACAAGGACGAAACCTTAGCTCACTTTCTCGAATCGGAGGTTCTCTCCGAAACCTCTGACCAGGTATTCACTATGTTCGTAAAATTGTTCCCTTTTTGTGTGGTAATTTGTGATATTATCATATCAGATGATCGATTAGGGTTTTGAATTGGGatttaggtgaaagcttgggtatTTAGCAGATTTTGTTCGAATTCTAAGGTGTGGAGGATTAAATTGAGTTACTTTGTTGCAGGAGGAGGAGAATCCGGAGGAGCCTGAACCAAAGAGAAAGAGGGTAGATGAGGCGGAGAGTTCTAAGGAAGGTGCCAAACAAAGTTTAAGTTCAAATTCATTGTTGGAGCCGAAGAATTACAGTGTGAATAATGTAGTGGTGCCGAAGAGGATTGAGACCGGTTCTTTCAGCAAAGTCCCACCTGAGCTCTTTCACCATATCCTTAAATTCCTGTCCTCAGAGGTTGCCtctttatatatttttgtgaaaaaaataataataagatgAAGGAGAGAAAACCCTTGAATTTTAGGGTCTCTACGTATATAgattgtttagggtttattggCTAACTACTGTTGTTTTTTGATGGGTGCAGGACCTTATTTCTTGTTCCTTGGTCTGTAGGTTTCTAAATTATGCAGCATCCGATGAAGCATTGTGGCATTGATTGTAAGTAAATGACATCATGTCAAAGTTTTCAGCCTTGCTATTGTTGTTGATAGTTGTTAAATATTTAGCATCTGACGACATGAGCTGACTAATTTGGATTACATGCTCTTAATCCATGATATCTCCTCATTTTGCATCGTCCTTGTAGTTGATGCTGAAGTGATATGAGACCTTGAACTGCCATTTGAAGTGGTGGCTCTCACCTCCTATCTCAACTCCTATCAGATTGGGTTTTAGGAGTGGGTTCTCCTTTACTTCAATAGTTCATGTTGATTATGATTCCTTGTTTCATATGATTTGTGATATTAGGTTTTCATGAATCATGTTTATGTCCATTGTCATGATAAAAATTATTCAGGTACTGTATGCAATGGGGTCTTCTTCCCCCTACAAGAAAGTTAAGGGAATGTCCATGGAAAAAGTTATATATTCAGGTAATTGCTTATTTTGCCCATTTTGTTTGATATCTATTCTTTCAACATTtgttttttatgtatttataatAATCATATTTCATCATTTCTCTCATAGAAGCTTGAGTTGAGTTATTCATACATTTTGTTTGTGCATGCATGTTTGTGGATCTTTTCATTTGTCTTATCATTGTGCTGCGTGATGAAGAGGATATGGTTGAACTTGTCAGAAACTGCCAAAATGAGTTTAAGGAGTATTACATTCAAATGCAAGCAGCTAAGCGGAGTCAAGCCCCTCATCCTTCGCAGGTAATGGGAGCCTCCATTAATGTGGAAATATCTACTGATATATTGAGAATGATCTTAGGGAGATAAATAGTTATGGTCCTTGTACCGTTGTTCGTGCTCCCCTGCTGTCCAAGCTATTTGATGAAGGGGAAAGCTGAACTTTATATTGTAATGCCCGTTTGATTTTGCTCTGTGTGTATATAAAACTTAACAGGGATTTGGGATTTCATAACATTATGCAAATGCTAGGCTGCAAAGTGATTTTGTTGTTAATACTTAATACTATAATGTGTTTTGATGTGAATGCTTCTTGCCTCCATAAAAGATGTGCCTCTTAACTGTTTATGACCTCCCCTAATTGTATTCGTTTAACATGTGAAGGTGAAGGACGACAGAATAATCCTTGACAAAACATTAGCTGATCAAGTGTCATCATGGAAAAGCAGCAAGGGACTCAGCGATGCAGTGGTAACTGATCATGCTTGTTCTGGGGAAACATGCTCTTACTATGAAATCGGAGATGTATTTATTTGTGAGAAGACCGGGCAAGTTCATGGTATGAAACCTGTTTTATGGACAATGCTACAGTGTATTTTTACATTGCATAAGTTTAAATCCTTTAGTTTAGACTAAATCTAACAAttcaatgtttctttttctttttctagtttGTGATGAGACTTGTAGAGAAGTAATCATGGATCCCACCAATGAGCTTTTGGTCTGTACAATATCAGGGCACTGTTTCGATAGATTTCTGTCACCGTCCGAGATGGAGCCGGATACTGTAGGTCAAAGTCTACTTAATATAgcataaaattaattatcaatagCATCTATTATAATACTGATACATAACCATGTACACAGTATAGCTTGTCCTCGTAACGCTTTCTGTTCTTTCGAAACTTCAGGAACAGCAGCAAGGTGGTGCAACTGATGAGGCAGAACCATTTATGGGGTCGGGCCGTTTTGGTAAACTCATCTCTCCCTGTCTCTGGCTTCTGTTCTTTGTTCATTTTTCGGATCAAATCAAATCTTGCACATCCATCTCATTATGTTGCTACTCTGTAATCTTTAAACAGCAAGAGCTTATTCGCTGGGATACAATTGTGCTGATGAGAAGGAGCTGGCAGCAACTTTAAGGTTTTGCTGATTCCTCACTTTGTTCTCTTCTCGGTGGATGCTCCAATGTCACATTTAGATCCTATTAAAATATTTCAGGTGTTAGATTATAAAACCCATTTTAAATTTCGTGTAATAGTCTTATCAATTATCATATGCCTTAACTATTTGCATTTCGTGTGACAGTCCTATGCGGTAGTGTATAGTTGAATATCATTTGAGGCATTTTTTCATTCTCTCTCTCGTTATTGCAATAATTGTTCAtttatgtttttgaaaatttcttgGTACTTTTGGAAGAAATAATAAAGGAATTAGATATAAGTAACGTACGAAGAAAGAGAAATGATAGAATAATGATTAGTTTCAATTTTTAGTTTAGCATTAACCAAATGCAATTTGTCAAGGACGTGTTACCTCATCCAGtccatcaaaataaaaaatgtgtGGTTGAGTTAGGTGTTGGATCGAAGAAACTGAAGCAATCACTATTTTAATCTTCTTGATTGGTGTTCTAaaacttttttttgttaaaaagaaTGTAAAAGAAAAAACGTAATATCGAACAATGCTCACAACGGagagtttattattgttaatcaTATTAACAACAAAGTAGCTTTAGTTGTTAATGATAGATGGTTAGTAGTTATGTAAAACATAATAATGTCACTTTTTCACCGATATTGGTCCATTTTTTCAATGGGATTGAAACCAATTGAGGATTGCCATTAGCATACCGGTATAACTCCGTTTTATGTTCTGGACAGTTATATTCGTTAATCAAAAAATATATCGAACtaatttttagttagttaatatTAACTAATATCTTTTTAATGTCTTTTCGAAAAAGAAATTTCTTTGATGTCTATAGAATTTTTGTCTAATTTACCTAAAAGTAGTGCGATAATAAAGTGAGACAtttgttttagtttttgaatCCAATAAGTAAAATTTAAGCATCATAATACAAAATTACGTCTTATTTAACAGATAATAGACATGTCACCGTATTTATATCTTGATTTTTGATGGATATGAACAGAACAGAGCAAGGAA carries:
- the LOC107642556 gene encoding uncharacterized zinc finger CCHC domain-containing protein At4g19190-like codes for the protein MDGEEGGGIRLSKRFNDNGGAGAGGEVDYKTKSGTAWSHSYLNQKPWHPLSYPNQRRKWIAEQTHAHRQRRSEEVAREYAQEQEFFRQTNLISKKDKEKVELMQAVSFMYVRPPGYNAEAAKAAELADEKRKEELSNGAGGPSSSSLPPSSLPDKDHLGEEKKKKPRPKDVFGRPLPTEEEFEILKNAPKLETGVAGRVKPFGVEVRNVKCLRCGNYGHQSGDRECPLKDVIMPNEESRLKRDDPLNAILAHTDPTEPLKWELKQKPGISPPRGGFKPDDPNQQIVAEEIFDEYGGFLGMDSIPDLLTNFSKKPKKSKKSKSKNQQLNSGSEGSLDDGEKRSKKVKLNKKKKNHVSSSADTSDYEKDRRKSRRKSSYSLEDSDRDKFDHSKRTKHEMPKGSSRHSHKSKHDRQRHSYSSEDYDSDRDDQSRKNIQNHNRKHGRKRHYYSSEDSKNSEKHCSSDDSDSDRDDKRRKIIQKHKRKHSRKRHSNSSEDSGPDDHHGNDKSRDKNSNSSDDSNHRKCNHRKSSAADRDSQKHNRNDDFDPYCGKQKNISRNSYSSEDSDVDTVDRSRKIEQKDRYIPEGSEHPRRDVSRERRKKDYYSSKDSGADRYHRYEHSYSSESDSYHHQRHLRRQGHKHR
- the LOC110271884 gene encoding uncharacterized protein LOC110271884; the encoded protein is MHNLKQCDSKRETKEHHVGNPIQSCNLCEPDLVFPIKNSLQLVITKDLLLITRILKVLQLDVLPHSLHSVSSGHLRSTEEASELGRHRHYLLYPHVPRRPARRLLRRLSRGVVGIKVKNPNRE
- the LOC107642557 gene encoding uncharacterized protein LOC107642557, whose product is MNRMRVGFRISSAAVAAAAEKGGVWRRNMSTVSKAKEIIEGKKGKNRKATSELCNYLGIPHQSRSEMALTLSKFMKLYNARSPGIKKDDIWEKNLNTLLRGKASIGFPEVARILSPEFGQQGGISTKDSNMDSHTDNTKGKGSKKKGKSSKK